In Candidatus Polarisedimenticolaceae bacterium, the genomic stretch CGAGGTGGTGACGAGCGACAGCCGCTTCGTGGAGCTGCGCGTCGAGCGCGTCCTGCGCGGGGGACTCGAGCCGGGCTCCGTCATCCAGGTGGACCTGCGCGACGCCAACCGGGACCGAGAGGCCGGAACCGCCGGGCTCGACCTCGAGGACGACCGTCGCTACCTCGTGCTGCTGCAGCCCTCGACCGAGCGCCGGGCGGTGAAGGCGGGGGCGTTCGCCCTGACCCGGGGTACCGCGGGGGCGAGACCGGTCCCGCTCGAGACCGGCGCCGCCCTCGAGACGGCGGCGGTGCGCCTGGCGGAGATCCAGAACCGCAAGGACCTCGACGCGGCATGGAAGGCGATGAGCGGCCTTCTGCTGGATCCGAACCCCTTTCTCTCCGAAACGGCGCTCGACCAGCACCTGAAGTTCCGTCGAGGCGACCCCACCCTGCTGGCCCCCGCGCGCACGCTCCTGTCGAGCCCCGCGCCGGCGGTGCGGTCGCGCGCCGCCGCGCTCGCCGCCCTCGTCCTCGCCCGGGGAGGCGTGCCGGAGGACACGGAGGCGGCGACCGTCGCCGACCTCACCGCGGCGGCCCGGCGCGACCCGGATCCCGCGGTTCGCGAGGCGGCGACGACGGCGCTGGGAGCGTCGGTTCGGGACGAGGTCGTGGAGCTGCTTCGCGCCATCGCCCGGGACGATCCGGATCAGCGCGTCCGCTACGCCGCCGTGCGGGTTCTCTTCGAGCGTTCGGTGCGCGGCGAACGCGCCGATTGACGGGGCGGCGACCGGCTCCCTAATATTCGATCGATGGCGATCAACCCGTTCCAGAACTTCATGGTCCGGTACGGATCCGGCGAGCGGATCTTCACCGAGGGCGACCTCGGCACCACCATGTACATCGTCCAGTCCGGCAAGGTCCGGCTCTTCCGCATGGTGGACGGTGCCAAGCGCGTGCACGGCACCATGGAAAAGGGGGACTTCTTCGGGGAGATGTCGATCCTCGAGGGGCTTCCCCGGACGATCTCCGCGGAAGCGGTCGACGACGCCGAGCTGATCGAGATCAACAGCATCACCTTCGACAAGATGATCAAGGGCAACATCGAGATCGCCATCCGGATGTTGCGCAAACTGTCGATCCGGCTGCGCGACGCGGAGCGGAAGATCGAGCAGCTGCAGTCCGCCGAGTCGCGCGGACCCGCGCCGGGGCGTCCCGCTCCGCCGCAGCACCCGAAGGCCGCGGGAGCGGGCGCCGGAGCCCGCCTCGAGGTCGAGGGGGAGGGGATCGTCTTCCCGCTCACCGGGGACGACACGCTCATCGGACGCTACGACCCGGTGACCGAGCTCAAGCCCGACATCGACCTCACCCAGGTCGATCTCAAGCGCAGCGTCTCGCGGCGTCACGCGCGCGTGCTGCGGGCGGGCGAGGGGTTCGTGCTCACGGAAGAGGTCGGTGCGCTCAACGGCACCTTCGTGAACGGGACGAAGCTCGTCACCGGGCGTCCGCACCCGATCCGCGAGGGGGACAAGCTCGGACTCGGCATGGTGAAGGTCGTCTTCCGGATATGAGGCGCCGTTGACCGCCGCGCTCCTCCTCGCGCTCACCCTGCCGCTTTCGATCGACGTGGCCTGGGGCGACCGAGCGTCGGGAGGTTCCGAGACCCTTCGCGCCGACATCGAGCGGCAGATCGCCTCGGCCGTCGCGGGAGCGGGTTGCTTCACGACCCTCGCGCCCAAGGGCACCGAACGTGCGCCGGTGCGCCTTCAGGTGGCCCTCGACGACTACCGCGAGGAGACGAACTTCGACGACTCCCTCGCGACCTACGCGCAGGCACAGGAGCCCGGCCAGGGGCTGCGCCTCGAGGCGGTTTTCTCGGTGATCGTCAGGCTCCGGATCTTCGCGGGCGATTCCGATGTGCCGTTCCGCGAGAAGAAGTTCCGCGTGCTGCGCGAGATCCGGCCGCGAATCCCGGGCGACGACCCGGTCGCCATCGCCCGCGACGAGGCGATCGAGGCGATCGGGGAGGAGACCGCGCGCGCCGTCTGCAAGGTCGCGGGGCCCAAGCTCGAAGCCGCGGCGGGAGCGCGCTGAGCCGCGCGGGCGTTTGACCCTCCGAGAAGGCGCGTGTTAGATTCCGCGGCTCCGCGGCGTTTGCCGCCTTTTCCCGGGTGCTCGCCATGGCTTCCACTCGCAGGCACCGTGTCCTGTCGGGGATGCGGCCCACCGGCCCCCTGCATCTCGGCCACCTCGTCGGCGCGCTCGACAACTGGGTGCGCCTGCAGGACGAGGCGGAGTGCCATTTCTGCATCGTCGACTGGCACGCGCTGACGACGGACTACGCCGACACGCACGCGATCCGCGGCTACGTGCGCGAGGTCGCCCTCGACTGGCTCGCCGCAGGGATCGACCCCGCCAGGAGCGTCGTGTTCGTGCAGTCCGCGGTGAAAGAGCACGCCGAGCTGCACCTGCTCCTCTCGATGACGACGCCGCTTCCTTGGCTCGAGCGCGTGCCGACCTACAAGGAGCAGCAGGAACAGCTGCGCGAGAGGGACCTGAACACCTACGGCTTCCTCGGTTATCCGCTGCTGCAGGCGGCGGACATCCTCGTCTACCGCGCGGACCGCGTGCCCGTCGGCGAGGACCAGGTCGCCCACCTCGAGCTCAGCCGGGAGATCGCGCGGCGATTCAACCACTTCTACGGGGAGATCTTCCCGGAGCCGCATCCGGTCCTCACACCCGCCTCCCGACTGCCCGGAACCGACGGCCGGAAGATGTCGAAGTCGTACGGCAACGCGGTCTTCCTGAAGGACACGACCACCGAGGTCTCGAAGAAGGTCGACGGCTGGCTCACCGATCCGCAGCGCACGCATCGGCACATCCCGGGGAACCCGGAGGTCTGCCCGGTGTTCGCCACGCACAAGATCTTCTCCACCCCCGAGGTCGTCGCGTGGGCGGATGCCGGATGCCGCAGCGCGGGGATCGGCTGCCGCGACTGCAAGGGGGCCCTCAAGCAGGGGCTCGAGGGGCGGATGGCCCCGCTGCGCGAGCGCCGCGCGGCGCTCGCCGAAGGGACCGCCCTCGACGCGATCCTGAACGACGGCGCCGACCGCGCGCGCGCCGAAGCGTCGGCCACGATGAAGGTGGTTCGTGGCGCGATGGGGCTCGAAGGATGAGCGAGCACGGATCCGGCTCGTCGGGCGAGGGGTTCGACGTCCGCGTCGGGAGCTTCGACGGGCCGCTCGACCTGCTGCTCCACCTCGTGCGCGCCAACGAGGTGGACATCCTCGACATCCCGATCCTCGAGATCACCCGGCAGTATCAGGACTACCTCGACCTCCTGCGCGAGCTGAACCTCGAGATCGCGGGGGAGTACCTCGTGATGGCCGCCACGCTCGTGCACATCAAGTCGCGGATGCTCCTGCCCCCCGACCCGGTCGAAGGCGAGGAAGCGCGCTCCGAGGATCCGCGCGCCGAGCTCGCGCAGCAGCTGCTCGAGTACCAGCGCTACAAGCAGGCCGCCGAGAACCTGCAGGCGATCGACAGCGTGCGAAGCCTGATCTGGACGCGCGACGGCAAGGTCCCCTCCGAGTTCGAGGGGGAAGAGCTGCTCGCCGTGGACCTGATGGACCTGGTCGGGGCGTTCCGCAAGCTCCTCTCGCGCCTGGGGGAGGACGAGCGCCTCCGCCTCGAGCGGGACGACGTGTCCGTCGCCGACAAGATCCAGTGGCTCACCGACCTTTTGGAGGAGCGTCGCTCGGTCGACCTCCTGGAGCTGCTGGCGGGGATGGGCGAGCGCCGCCAGCGCATCGCGACGTTCCTGGCGGTGCTCGAGATGATTCGCCTGCAGATGATCGTCGCCTTCCAGCGCGCGTTGTTCGACGAGATCCGCATCGCGCTGCGAGGAGAACCCGCAAGTGAGTGACGTCGTGGACGTGACGGGGCTGGTCCCCGCGGTCGAGGCCATCCTGTTCGCGGCGGGGGAGCCCGTCCATCCCAAGGAAATCGCCTCCGCGCTCGAGGGCGCCGACGAGGAGGGCGTCGTCGCCGCCGTGGAGGCGCTCTCACGCCGGTACGAGACGGAGGGCTCCGGGCTGCACGTCGAGCACGTGGCGGGGGCCTACCGGCTCGCCACGAGGCCGGACGTCGGCGCGACGGTCCGGCAGTTCTTTCGCCAGCGCAATCGCACGCGGCTCTCGCCCGCGGCGCTCGAGACCTTGGCGATCGTGGCCTATCGCCAGCCGATCACCTCCCCCGAGATCCAGGCCATCCGCGGCGTCGATCCTTCGGGCGCCCTCAAGAGCCTGGTCGAGCGCAAGCTCCTCCGGATCCTCGGCCGGAAGAAGGTGGTCGGAAACCCGCTCCTGTACGGGACGTCCAGACAGTTCCTCGTCCACTTCGGCCTGAACCGCCTGGAAGACCTCCCGTCGATCGAGGACTTCGACCAGTTCCTCGGCGCCCTCGAAACGGGGGAGTCGTCGCTGTTTCCGGCCGTCGGCCGGATCGAGGCCGAAGGCGACTCCGAGGAGATCGAGCTCCCCGCCGGCGCGGACGGAGAGGAATGAGCGAGCGGCTCCAGAAGTTCCTGGCCCACGCGGGGGTCGCCTCGCGGCGGGCGGGGGAGCGCCTCATCGTCGAGGGCCGGGTCTCGGTGAACGGACACACCGTGCGGGAGCTCGGCACCAAGATCGATCCCGGCCGGGACGTCGTGAAGGTCGACGGGAAACGCGTGGCCGGGCCGCCGACGCGCCCGGTCTATTACCTCCTCAACAAGCCCCGCGGATACGTCACCACCCTGCACGATCCCGAGGGACGCCCCACCGTCAAGGAGCTCCTTCGCGGGGTGAAGCGCCGCGTTTACCCGGTCGGCCGGCTCGATTTCGACAGCGAAGGGCTGCTGCTCCTCACCGACGACGGCGACCTCGCGCACGACCTGATGCATCCGTCCCGCGGGGTGGGGAAGACCTACCTCGCCAAAGTGCGGGGGATTCCCGACGCGGCCGCACTCTCACGACTTCGCGGGGGGGTGCCGCTCGACCGTCGCCCCACGGCTCCGGCCCAGGCCCGAGTCGTACGCCGCGGGGACAACGCGTGGGTGGAGGTGCGGATCGTCGAGGGCCGGAACCGGCAGGTGCGACGCATGCTCGAGGCGGTCGGGCATCCGGTCCTGCGCCTGCGCCGGACGGCCTACGGCCCCCTGACGCTCGGGCGGCTCGCGGCGGGGGAGTTCCGCCTGCTGGAGGAGGCCGAGGTCGAGGCGTTGCGGCGCTCGGCCAAGCCCCAGGCCAAGCCCTCGCTAATCCACTGAAAACGCGCCCGTTCTTGACACTTCGAAAGGGCGTCGGCTAGAGTGCGGCCTTTGTCGGCGGAGATTTCCGACCGGCAGCCCGGCCACGCCGGGTACCAACGGGACCGCGGCTCTCCAGGATCGGAGTCACGGCCCGACCCAGGAGGTACGATCCCTTCATGTCTACCGATCATCACACCGAGGAATCCACGCGTCCCGAGGGCGGCTCGAACCACGACGAGTTCGACGACCTCGACTTCGGCAAGGCTCTCGAGCAATGGGAAGCCGGCCTGAAGTCCCTCAAGGAAGGCGACGTCGTCCAGGGCCGCGTGCTGAAGATCCTCGAGAAGGAAGTCGTCGTCGACATCGGCTTCAAGTCCGAGGGCGTCATCGACATCGACGAGGTCAAGGGGTACGACGGTCAGCTGACCGTGAAGCCCGGCGACAAGGTCGAAGTCCTCCTCGAGAAGCTCGAGAACTCCGACGGCTACGTGGTCCTCTCGAAGGAGAAGGCCGAGAAGATGAAGGTCTGGGACGAGGTCGAGCGCGCCTACGAGACGGGCGAGCCGGTCCTCGGCCGCGTCATCGACCGCATCAAGGGCGGCCTCAAGGTGGACATCGGCGTTCCGGCGTTCCTCCCCGGCTCCCTCGTGGACGTCCGTCCCGTGCGCAACCTCGACGCCCTGCGCGGCCTCGAGTTCAAGATGCGCGTCATCAAGGTCAACAAGCGCCGCGGCAACATCGTCCTCTCGCGCAAGGCCGTGCTCGAGGAGGAGAACGCGGAGAAGAAGAAGAAGACCCTCGAGGACCTCGAGGAGGGCAAGATCCTCCGCGGCACCGTGAAGAACCTCACGGAGTACGGCGCCTTCGTGGACCTCGGCGGCATCGACGGCCTGCTCCACATCACCGACATGGCGTGGGGCCGGATCAACCATCCCTCCGAGAAGTTCCAGATCGGCGACGAGCTCGACGTGATCGTCCTGAAGTTCGACCGCGAGCGCGAGCGCGTCTCGCTCGGCTTCAAGCAGCTGCAGGACGACCCGTGGGAGACCGCGTCGGTCAAGTACCCGCCGCACACCCGCGTGCGCGGCAAGGTCGTGAGCCTCACCGACTACGGCGCCTTCATCGAGGTCGAGGAAGGGGTCGAGGGGCTGATCCACGTCAGCGAGATGTCGTGGACCAAGCGGGTGAAGCACCCTTCGAAGATCCTCAACATCGGCGACTGGGTCGAGTGCGTCGTGCTCGAGATCGACCAGGAGGGCCGCCGCCTCTCCCTCGGCCTGAAGCAGACCGAGCCCAACCCCTGGGATCTCATCGACACGAAGTACCGGGTCGGCGACCAGATCAAGGGCACGGTGCGCAACGTCACGGACTTCGGCGCCTTCGTCGAGGTCGAGGACGGCATCGACGGGCTCGTGCACATCTCCGACATGTCGTGGACCCGGCGCATCAAGCACCCGAGCGAGGTGCTCAAGAAGGGCGACGAGGTCCAGGCGATCATCCTCAAGATCGACTCCGACAACCAGCGGCTGTCGCTGGGGATCAAGCAGCTCCAGCCCAACGTCCTCGAGGACTTCTTCCGCAGCCACGGCGTGGGGGACATCCTCACCGGCAAGATCGTGCGCCTGACGGAGTTCGGG encodes the following:
- a CDS encoding HEAT repeat domain-containing protein codes for the protein MRRLPTATTLLLLATAASAAPLDLYDWMGPAPIVVVAEVVTSDSRFVELRVERVLRGGLEPGSVIQVDLRDANRDREAGTAGLDLEDDRRYLVLLQPSTERRAVKAGAFALTRGTAGARPVPLETGAALETAAVRLAEIQNRKDLDAAWKAMSGLLLDPNPFLSETALDQHLKFRRGDPTLLAPARTLLSSPAPAVRSRAAALAALVLARGGVPEDTEAATVADLTAAARRDPDPAVREAATTALGASVRDEVVELLRAIARDDPDQRVRYAAVRVLFERSVRGERAD
- a CDS encoding cyclic nucleotide-binding domain-containing protein, with translation MAINPFQNFMVRYGSGERIFTEGDLGTTMYIVQSGKVRLFRMVDGAKRVHGTMEKGDFFGEMSILEGLPRTISAEAVDDAELIEINSITFDKMIKGNIEIAIRMLRKLSIRLRDAERKIEQLQSAESRGPAPGRPAPPQHPKAAGAGAGARLEVEGEGIVFPLTGDDTLIGRYDPVTELKPDIDLTQVDLKRSVSRRHARVLRAGEGFVLTEEVGALNGTFVNGTKLVTGRPHPIREGDKLGLGMVKVVFRI
- the trpS gene encoding tryptophan--tRNA ligase, with the protein product MASTRRHRVLSGMRPTGPLHLGHLVGALDNWVRLQDEAECHFCIVDWHALTTDYADTHAIRGYVREVALDWLAAGIDPARSVVFVQSAVKEHAELHLLLSMTTPLPWLERVPTYKEQQEQLRERDLNTYGFLGYPLLQAADILVYRADRVPVGEDQVAHLELSREIARRFNHFYGEIFPEPHPVLTPASRLPGTDGRKMSKSYGNAVFLKDTTTEVSKKVDGWLTDPQRTHRHIPGNPEVCPVFATHKIFSTPEVVAWADAGCRSAGIGCRDCKGALKQGLEGRMAPLRERRAALAEGTALDAILNDGADRARAEASATMKVVRGAMGLEG
- a CDS encoding segregation/condensation protein A, with amino-acid sequence MSEHGSGSSGEGFDVRVGSFDGPLDLLLHLVRANEVDILDIPILEITRQYQDYLDLLRELNLEIAGEYLVMAATLVHIKSRMLLPPDPVEGEEARSEDPRAELAQQLLEYQRYKQAAENLQAIDSVRSLIWTRDGKVPSEFEGEELLAVDLMDLVGAFRKLLSRLGEDERLRLERDDVSVADKIQWLTDLLEERRSVDLLELLAGMGERRQRIATFLAVLEMIRLQMIVAFQRALFDEIRIALRGEPASE
- the scpB gene encoding SMC-Scp complex subunit ScpB, whose product is MSDVVDVTGLVPAVEAILFAAGEPVHPKEIASALEGADEEGVVAAVEALSRRYETEGSGLHVEHVAGAYRLATRPDVGATVRQFFRQRNRTRLSPAALETLAIVAYRQPITSPEIQAIRGVDPSGALKSLVERKLLRILGRKKVVGNPLLYGTSRQFLVHFGLNRLEDLPSIEDFDQFLGALETGESSLFPAVGRIEAEGDSEEIELPAGADGEE
- a CDS encoding pseudouridine synthase — encoded protein: MSERLQKFLAHAGVASRRAGERLIVEGRVSVNGHTVRELGTKIDPGRDVVKVDGKRVAGPPTRPVYYLLNKPRGYVTTLHDPEGRPTVKELLRGVKRRVYPVGRLDFDSEGLLLLTDDGDLAHDLMHPSRGVGKTYLAKVRGIPDAAALSRLRGGVPLDRRPTAPAQARVVRRGDNAWVEVRIVEGRNRQVRRMLEAVGHPVLRLRRTAYGPLTLGRLAAGEFRLLEEAEVEALRRSAKPQAKPSLIH
- a CDS encoding 30S ribosomal protein S1 translates to MSTDHHTEESTRPEGGSNHDEFDDLDFGKALEQWEAGLKSLKEGDVVQGRVLKILEKEVVVDIGFKSEGVIDIDEVKGYDGQLTVKPGDKVEVLLEKLENSDGYVVLSKEKAEKMKVWDEVERAYETGEPVLGRVIDRIKGGLKVDIGVPAFLPGSLVDVRPVRNLDALRGLEFKMRVIKVNKRRGNIVLSRKAVLEEENAEKKKKTLEDLEEGKILRGTVKNLTEYGAFVDLGGIDGLLHITDMAWGRINHPSEKFQIGDELDVIVLKFDRERERVSLGFKQLQDDPWETASVKYPPHTRVRGKVVSLTDYGAFIEVEEGVEGLIHVSEMSWTKRVKHPSKILNIGDWVECVVLEIDQEGRRLSLGLKQTEPNPWDLIDTKYRVGDQIKGTVRNVTDFGAFVEVEDGIDGLVHISDMSWTRRIKHPSEVLKKGDEVQAIILKIDSDNQRLSLGIKQLQPNVLEDFFRSHGVGDILTGKIVRLTEFGAFVELFEGIEGLVHVSEMSRERVEKPEDLFKVEQEVRVKIIKMDPLEKKIGLSIKAALDEPDTGSLREYQESQQDDGSATLGDLLGDSIRRTVSRDDA